From Desmodus rotundus isolate HL8 chromosome 10, HLdesRot8A.1, whole genome shotgun sequence, one genomic window encodes:
- the CDKN2AIPNL gene encoding CDKN2AIP N-terminal-like protein isoform X1, whose amino-acid sequence MVGGEAAAAVEELVSGVRQATDFAEQFRSYSESEKQWKARMEFILRHLPDYRDPPDGGGRLDQLLSLSMVWANHLFLGCSYNKDLLDKVMEMADGIEVEDLPQFTTRSELMKKLQLCFPVMPGCWRPDHSVHQS is encoded by the exons ATGGTGGGTGGCGAGGCGGCCGCGGCCGTGGAGGAGCTGGTTTCGGGGGTACGGCAGGCGACCGACTTTGCCGAGCAGTTCCGCTCCTACTCCGAGAGCGAGAAGCAGTGGAAGGCCCGCATGGAATTCATCCTGCGCCACCTGCCCGACTACCGCGACCCGCCCGACGGCGGCGGCCGCCTGGACCAGCTGCTGTCCCTCTCCATGGTCTGGGCCAACCACCtcttcctgggttgcag TTACAACAAAGACCTTTTAGATAAGGTGATGGAAATGGCTGATGGGATTGAAGTGGAAGACCTGCCACAGTTTACTACCAGAAGTGAACTAATGAAAAAG CTGCAGCTGTGCTTTCCTGTCATGCCAGGCTGTTGGAGACCAGATCACTCCGTG CATCAAAGCTAA
- the CDKN2AIPNL gene encoding CDKN2AIP N-terminal-like protein isoform X2: MVGGEAAAAVEELVSGVRQATDFAEQFRSYSESEKQWKARMEFILRHLPDYRDPPDGGGRLDQLLSLSMVWANHLFLGCSYNKDLLDKVMEMADGIEVEDLPQFTTRSELMKKHQS; this comes from the exons ATGGTGGGTGGCGAGGCGGCCGCGGCCGTGGAGGAGCTGGTTTCGGGGGTACGGCAGGCGACCGACTTTGCCGAGCAGTTCCGCTCCTACTCCGAGAGCGAGAAGCAGTGGAAGGCCCGCATGGAATTCATCCTGCGCCACCTGCCCGACTACCGCGACCCGCCCGACGGCGGCGGCCGCCTGGACCAGCTGCTGTCCCTCTCCATGGTCTGGGCCAACCACCtcttcctgggttgcag TTACAACAAAGACCTTTTAGATAAGGTGATGGAAATGGCTGATGGGATTGAAGTGGAAGACCTGCCACAGTTTACTACCAGAAGTGAACTAATGAAAAAG CATCAAAGCTAA